tacatttttttttagtttattattaacaaataatttctaaattggGTCTtgcattaattacaaaatactaCAACTTATGCAATCAagtctaaaacattttatattcttgaTGTTTCTTTCATATTaggaattttgatttgaaattaagtCTTTCATGGACATTATAATGCAACACAAAAGTTATTTGGAATCTATCAATATCTGGAATCTCTTCCATGGACTCTAGTTTAATCTGTATTCCAGAAATTCCCAAAACATAAAGTGCCATCTAATTAATGAGCATAGAATGCAACtcagttaattattaatatttttgtaaactcaAAAATcactatattttgtttaaaatatgcaaaatgtttAATCTATGTTATTAATgtcataattacttttaattatttgttttacattccttttttatttgttagtctaaattcataaacaaacaaacaaacaacaacaaaaaaagaataggGGAATTTGAACCTCTAATCCAAAATCTTACAGTATGATAATATGTTAGAAAGCATTATCTATTAATCTggttcattttaaattatcatggaCGTTTAACAATAGGTATGGTGGTTCAGAACCTCTGTTATCTTATCACAGTTCAATATTACGAGATTTATACCAAAATTGCACTTCTGTACctttgaaacagaaaattaaatggaaCTGCAAAAGTAGAttataaagatgtaaaatttgaGAACTTAGTAGATGGTTACACAGTGTATGTACTTAATTATTCTACTCAAAATCAATCAATTGGATATTATTTTCTACTCCAAGATTTAGGGTCTttgtagaataatataaaaatttcagcttGTAAATCTGACAATCACTTGATTAGTGCCTAATTCCAGTTAAAAAAGAGGTGTGTATTTGTCAAATGCATGTTATATTCAATATTGTTAACAAAGAGTCTGCATGTTGATATAGTATGTAGATTTGGAGAATGGAATTTGATTCAggttcctatttttaattttgagtcaTTTAATCATGTCTCAAAATTACCTATTCCATTTCTCGAAGCAGCATTAAGCCTCATACCATTTCAACACAGAATGGATATTAACTGTCGAAAGGCAGatgatattttttacttcttttgtacaaatttgctgaatattttttatctctatttttatgcaataaatgtatgggtccaaatatttttttttctcaaaacgaGTTCTTTTTAAAAGTCAGTAAAGACTTTGTTACTGAATATAATAATCAAACTGCGATTTCTGTGTTGTCTGAGCAACAAAATGAAtgatcaaattatgcataaaataaactaaatgaaaagaTCATCCGATTATATTTTctgttactttttatttgaactttttttggcaacagttttagaattcaaattttgaatgaataatgttGTATTGAATGAATGCCATGGCAAGAGGAGCAAAAGAAAGCACCATGCTTTGCAATTATCATTACCATCAATTTGAGTTTCAAAATAGAtgggaatttatttaataacttcaatTCAGATTGAATTGTATGTATGTCTATGTTTCAATAGAAACGATTCAACATAGCAGTTGTAAATTCATTAGAAACTGTATTCAATTACTATGtcgatatttaaaatgatttaatacttataatttaagTGGGAAATGAAACAGCTGGGGATAAAATGCAATGATTGGCGTAATGTTCATCtaactaaaattttcttgaagtgatcattaaattttttgcagttatatttaatttaaaactttacaaaatctGTGGACATAGAGAATTTCAAGCAATTAATCTATGCTAATAAAAAGATGTTTATGTTGGAGCTCTATGGTCAAACCATTTGGCCTACAACTACCATACTTCggacatgcataccttggagaatgaaaatgtgcacttcggagcgattttcttgaaatctttattagaatttcatctaattaaaaattatttgaatttgtcgTTTCTTTGCCATCATTTCCAagatattatctcacaaaaattaattttacaccatttcaaaattttaaaaattgtcttttttggGACGTTTGTTTAATAATcgataatttttactgaatttcgaCAATTtcttacgatatttttttttttgcctaatttttaccAGTAGATTTTATAGTTGCCCTGAAATTAAAACTGTtcccattgtttcatcaaatatttaattgcttaatttaaattcatttttgaaatctatagaaggattctgtttaatatgagggaagtttacaagacgaataaaaagtgAAGTATACAATATCGCAAAATTTAGAGGATATATGAGCCCGATATTTAGGGTTCTTTTTACACAATAAACTGATCATtcgtaaggcaattaaaataacaagtttTTAATATCTAACAATTGGGTGGAAAAGGTGttattcctaaattttttatttgaaattaaatataaccaaccAATATTCCCAGCGAGCCAGTTGATCGACGACTAGTATAACTATAAATGGAACTATTGAAAGATCATCTGTGCTGCTGTGAGAGTGGAATATGATGAATAAACTttagaaaattatgaaacttgaagaaaaaaaagttgtcatTTTCAAGAatggcaaaaattataaaatgtctcTATAAGCGTAATGAAAATATAGTGTTTTTTAGTAACTGAAATTTCTTACCTTGCGATATGCGTGAGATTGTTGATCCCCAGAACATTACAATATTATAGGGTTGTCGATGGTTGTCATTTATTTTGACTCTATTAGTACTTAAAAATTGTGATTATAAGCTACACGAAGGAAgagtaaaattaatatgattgaatTGACTATTAAATGTTTGAATGTGTCTGATTCAAGatttaaactacttaaaaaaaacttttttatgaaattagtggacttttttaattgatattaaaatgccacctttgcatataaattaaaattcatttactacAAAGCTGAAACGTGATTAGATGTAGCAATATAAGTAATGTAATTGAATTAACCAACTtgcttattttatgaaatatacagaaaatatagaaACTCGCAGCCCACATAAATCGCGTGTTGGATGAAAGCTCATATTGAACAAGTTTTAATCAACGAGgtcaaaaaaatgctttttattatattattttcatgttaactaactatttatgcaaaaatgattCAAAACTCACTACAGTGTAGGAATCTAAAAGAATGTATCGCTTAgctatattttttactgtaattattcaaaataaggactttttcataattttaattaatttttagtttattaaaaattaattattatttaaaaataattaagttaataaattattaagttaattatttaaaaattaatttcaaagcttCTCACAATAACTTTGGAACATATTATgcatttgaactatttttaaattatttaaaattatgaaaaaattattcaatcaatggatttttatcaattatttgttatttaaatattagtgatATGTTTTATTGTGGAGTTGGCTTTACAATAATATgaccttaattttaattttaaaaaatgtttaattaatatttcaaaaatattctcttgtttcAGATTTAAAAGAAGTATATCTCactttgtattattttgataaaaattttatgaatttgttaaattCATGCATAAATGACAACAAAATGGCATTAAGAAAACACAGacgataaaataatgatttttgttatAACTTTAGCacatttgaacttattttttgTTCTAAGTTGTTGTGTCCATTGTTTAATTGCAAACAAGACATTATTTTCGGCAAGACTGAAAAATTTTTGCAGCAATCACTTGTCACTATCTATTGTTTGTAAAACCATCTTCTATTTCCCTCCAGTTCATCTGTGACGCTTGAATAAACATAATCTGACACAGTTCAATACTCATTGTTTACGATGTATCTGAACAAAGCCGCCTTTATTGCTCTCTCGTTTGGTGGGTCACGCTACTATCGATTATTTAAGCTTCTTTTATCGTtgcaattcatttttgtatttacagattgtcatgaaattttatcactttttgaCATATGACATTCCGGTATCAGATTTTATGAGCTGAATAATAGCCATAAACTTTCATCTGTGTAGTAAGCGCCTTGTGAATACTCTTTGAtgtttcgattttaaaaattctaaaactagaTATTTCTTCAGagataataactacaaaatatcaCGAATATTTGTTCTTGCATGCAAATTCTACATAaagtaatgtaattatttttttaacaaaattttgataaattttaatagtttagacTTAATTGagttaaagaaaatatgtttctgTGAATGCAGACACGATAATTCGAACATTCTTCGAATTAAATGTTGTATGTTATTGTGATATTTGCATTAAAAGTATTGGTAAATATCAGATTTGAAAACAGAAAGAGGTatgtttttatatacatactaaatttcattcgcaTTTTTGCAcgatattttctttccaaaatcgTCTCCGTTATTGTTTGCTTTAAGATCAAAAGGGACTTCGGGCATccataaaaaaatagctttatgttgaaaaaaaaaataaagcacttaAGAATTGCCCAAAGCATGACGTTCATTGTGGGAAACAGTGAACCTGTTTATACGATAGCCAGTTCTTGTCTCCTGATTGGACATTAacaaaaagtaaagtttttatcttttatacCTAACAAAGAGTTAAATATCATATACTAGTACAATATACGTATACAAAGAGTTAAATATCATCTTTCGTGTATTATAAgcgcagaaaataattttaattcgtttGTCTGCTGTCTATTCCAGGCGTACTGTGTTACCGAGCCTGGAGCTGGATCTGATGTTGCAGGCATCAAAACCAGAGCAGAGAAAAAAGGAGATAAGTACATCATCAATGGGCAGAAGATGTGGATCACTAATGGAGGTGTCGCAAACTGGTTAGCTGATATGTTCTCTCTTATTTGATGATATTCGCATTATTTGTGTGTTACATTcggaaatttgttttaatttagaatgtCAAAgtgctatttttgaaattactgctTCATATGACAAAACACTAATACTGCAGGaattccatatatatttattctcaGCTCCAGAGTTTTCGGCTTTCTGAATTACCGCCTTATCTatctaaaatataacaaatgatatatgaaaaatacttttgattgcTGTTTGCCAAATGGCATACAGACTGTTTATTCTCCTCATTAAGTATACACAATTATTATCTTCTCATGAGGAAAtactagatgaaaaaaaaaatctttgcaaataTCCTATTGGCGGAGATTTTTGAATCACAGTggcagatagacataattccaaaaacgcatttttggaatgctCTGAAAGTACTCGAATAAATCTAAAGGATGTAGATTTATCAAAAGtcactaacaatttttttttttgatgattccAATACTTTATATTTGTGAATATGTGAGGATATGGAATGATTCCTCCATTTAAAATGTTCAGAGCTTCAAGAAACGCTGCGGAAATTTTAACAAgagtagatttattttatacaaaaagaacaaaacaagaaagaattaaaagaacAAGTTGAAGTAGTTCTTTCGagttaagaaagaaatatcaagTTCTTGCTGACCATATTGAATAGTGGGTAATGATACAGCGGTCTCCACAAATATATACCTAAAAGTAAAAATGgcttttttagatttttgaaagtttaaaacgtggagattaatcaaaatcttgtGACAGAATTTCTTAACTATACTGATATTTTCTCTGTCTACTTTCGTGTACGAAAAATCAATATCACGGTTGAAGATTATGCATTTAGTTATTGAAAATGCATTGTCAAAGTTGCATTCAAACTATGCATCTTactaaattgctttaaatacgTGTTGTGAATTTCTCGTAAAGAAgcatagaaatatattgaatgcTAGTGTGACTTTGACAATTAAGagttcataaatttttgattacatatagtctttttttttccccgactgcgttttatttaaaagcattaatctTCTTTTGTTTGAATTGTACTTTACAAATGTCTTTCTTGCATCGATTCTTGTTTCAATTTTCAGGTATTTCGTCTTGGCGCGCACCAACCCGGACCCCAAGGTCTCTGCGGGTAAGGCATTCACGGGATTTGTTGTGGATGCAGACACCAAAGGTATTACAAAGGGACGCAAGGAATGGAACATGGGACAAAGAGCATCCAACACTTGCGGCGTCACCTTCGAGGATGTTGAGGTGCCGGCAAAGAACGTGCTGGGGGCTGAAGGCGTAGGCTTCAAGATAGCCATGGGAGCCTTTGATAAGACAAGACCTCCGGTAagcttcaatattttatgtatttaagtcaattgtaatttttaaatttgaattaagtaGCGCTTAAATTTGCAAATTCTTACAGCAGGCAGAGGACTTATTAACCTCTTCGTCAtccgtaacgcgtctagcgcgttcaaatgtctcggagttaagaaaaaatctgaaaattatagataatgacttaagtacagtgctgatggtaccaggtaatcttaaaactctgaaggacatgatgtcaaaaattgtcagttttttaccaactagaGTGTTTAATAATCGATAAtttttgagagtttgtagataaggaagaagagcagtaattgaccactttgtggccaattacctcgaggagaatgtcagtttgacaaatcggtcaatgcaaggatggacaatgctcaagatagcagtcgcccacaacaaatcctgtcgatactgctacgttcagtagTGACGGGGTGGTCGGTTGTACGCAAGAAGCGCGTTCAAATGAAACTTCTGCGGGGCGGCCGGAGCGCGCTACAatcatttttctacattttaaaacttttaaacgtttaaaacgctttgtaaatatttacttgtttgattttgtttttatttttgtttgttctaatgctgcgaaaaacagaagaaaaactaATTTTCGCATATAAAAGAGTACGGTGAAAGGGTTAATGCTCTGGTTTCCCAGAATACAAAATAATAGCGCATTATTTCATTACATCCTCCTGTGTTCAAAAAATTCcgaaacttattttattactaaagaaTGAATAGAGATAAAAGCTATTAATGATATTTCCTTCGAAGTAATTACCCTATGCATTTTTGCTGTCGGTCATACAAAGATGTAAATGCGGATTACAAGTCTTCTTCAGTGCCCCTCCTATATTTGAATTGATCGACTATATTTGCTAAACTTCTTCAAAATTGAAGACCCTTGCATCTTTGAACAAAATCTTCTGAAGCCGAAGAGAAAGTAGCATGGAATTGTTAATTGTGGAATTATTGGAATGTTATGTTTTGAGTTGTAATTTGACGTTAATAGGTAACTGTGAATCGGCATTCTATCTTATTGAAATAGTTAAAACTCTATCTTGCCCGTCACTGGAAGTTCGGAATGCCTACAATCACAAGCTTTGCGCATGCGCTAAACGTAATTAAATTGGGTGAAACGTTCTGATTGGCCGATCACatgatattttttgcttattatgctgaaatgtaataattcatttatatttgaaaattattttaaattttcttaaactttttgaACATACCTACGGATAAAATAaggcgggggggggggagcaTACATCGGATCTGCATTCTTCTTTAAAGTCAGAGTTCCTAACTGTTTGCATTCAGAAAAGTTATTAGATGTGTAATTATTAAGTGATTATAAGGATGTTTTAATATGGAacttaaacattatatatattttagatacagacttcttaaaattatgtttttaaactattgaaaattagACCGAATCTAGAATGGCTCCTGAAGGAATCATATGTACCATTGAACTTAATGCGGCTACTTAAGCTAAGGATGACATTTGGCTGATATAATCGACTGATTGAAATATAGAAggagatgaaattttaatctttatactgCTATTGATAAAATCCCATTGATGATTACTCTATTCCATGGACATCCCATAGGtagttctaaattttaaaattccgtgCTTCAAGATTAGCACAGTTGTAACTAAAAGATGAAGGGCACAATCTTTGTGGCTAAACAAAGACCAAACAAAGCCTAGTTTGTTTggtctttgttttaaattatgttgatGATCAGTTCTGGGTATGAAACTAATACATGTTTAAACTGAAATCATTAAAGCATTTACACTTAATAAACCTGTTAggtgtaataaaaatttaatgaaaatgatattatgtCTGATATTGTCCTCATTAAAtaaacagattgaaaaaaaatatccatattcaACCTGTGTTAATCTgaactttagaattttaatttgcaaccaAATTTTATGTTAGCATTGTATTTATTCATCATTAGTCATTGAAGAAGATAAAAACTTTTACCATGGactttctaaatgaatatttaatactaaCTTATGAAAtaagctttttcttttattaagtaaTGGAAACTTTTACTCTTTTTAAGGAGGAGAAGGGGGACATCATGTTGGAAACTTTTCAGTTAGAAATGAAAGGACATATTTGAAGTAGactttagattaaaataaaacatattaaattttataaaagaacttatatatcttattttattgttaaaaacatgctagcataaataaaaattacttggaaatttattgttgaaatgtaatacatatataaaacttatgttcttttaaaaatattttctaaattatttgtgaTGTGTTAATGAACAAATTGGATTGTTAATGCTTCCAAAAAGACACGAGTAATGACACttagtataaaatttttgcaactgcattttatttgtataaggAAATTCTACCTAGGAGAGCTGAGACAGAGAATCATTGAACTCAAAAAGCTGGCAGAAATGAAAATCGAGAAAAAAGCAAACTTGCTTATAACTATCAATAGCttccaaattaaaattctgaaatttaaatgcataacattttttttttgatgacaACAAAATTGATATCTAATATGTAATTCTTGTaagttttattcatctttttttattttaaaagaaaaataacgataatactaaatattttagatataggGAAGTATCAATTATTATACTGATCATATAAACACAAGCAAGAGatctgcattattattatgtgcaattaatcaaagaaagaaagaactctTTGAAAGGATTGTATTCTCTGAACAATTAGCctctatattttcaaatatccaCTAAAAATGTTGAACTGATGGAAATAGTCCttcattttgtagaaaactttcaatattatttttacaaagtaaatTACTTCACTTTTAGGTTGCAGCTTCTGCAGTTGGATTGGCCCAGAGAGCCTTTGATGAAGCTACAAAATACAGTTTGGAGAGGAAGACCTTTGGAATCAAAATTGCTGATGTGAGTTTTCATGAAATTACACATTTGTTACACGATTTATATATTGCAAGGCTGTATATGTTCCTCAATGCAAATGCTTTGCTTACAGAAGTTGGTATATTTTTAAGGGATATATTTTTAAGGGACTAATCATGCTTCCAGAACGAAATAGTCTAAATGCAACACAAAGCTATTCATTTTATcatgcaaatgtatttttatacatttataaagacTGGAATTGGATGCCTCATAAGCATCCAGTTCTTATTTCTATGAATGCATGATTAAGAGTGCCTGATCAGAATAACCTTCCAAaagtgtgaaattattttttaaatattagttgtgTTCTTAAATGTTAATTGGGGGGAGAAAAAGcaggtattaattttttatatttctgcctTCCCATATGAACCATAAGACACATTGACAGTGCATTCATGgggtaagtattaaaaaaaaaagaagagttttagatttaaaaaaaaaagatgctatacAGATCTACATTGTAGTCACAAGGCTATTTTTCATTGTGTGTGTAAGTCTCCAGAATTTTACGATTTGCAATTGCTTTATTCAGGATTAAATAAAAGACCGTTAACACTATTGTCTGCTGTACTCAGAACTATATGGCCACCTCTTTATCTTAGACATCATCtgatcacaattttaaattttattctcaattaattttattcttgttaaatgaatcaaaaaaatcgaacatttttgtttttattttgcatgatgTGACAAACAatgatggggtttttttttattgttgtttgtttgtttttgtcaaTAAAAGGATATAGTCTAAAAAATgctgatattaaataaatgataaatcaaaaacctAGTAACTTCTCttgattttaattgaatcatttaGAACTGCAGAGGATTGACcctaaatttttacttcattgaaCTATGCATCacattgaaatagaaaatactttttaacatgGCTCTGCAATCTTTCAATATCAGAATAGATCAAGCATTTTTACTGCTCTGAATAGTGTCGCTcgtcaaattattcattttcagtatatatatctatatatatactgTGAGACATGATGCTATCCTGTTTTTGTGTGCTATCTCACACTTCTTTTATTACTAGGATCGGTGTTCAAACAATTACTATGTGCTAGTGATATATTGATGTAtggcatataaaattttgtttaagaacCGCAGTTAAATGGACTAGCCAGTTATATACATGTATCTTATGTTTTTTATAATGTGGCTGATTGAATTTCATGCTCgctatgtatatataataaagcgattttataataaatctaacTTTGAAGTTGTATCTTTTGAAAAGTAGCTCTTGTGAGTATACCTGccttattttcttactttataaatatttttacaaaataaagtacATCAAGATGCCTACAAATGTATTatgaatatcattaatatttatttgttaatgaacATAAGTTTCTtttcatatgtttataaatttgaacAGGGTacatcaaatagattttttttattattatttccattatatatatgtatcacCAGTTCATTTTGTCTTATTAAAtgtgatttatattaaattgtattaaaatgtgatttatttcttcaaacatgTCAACACAGCAAAGCCagttattttagaatttctagCATTACGCATTTTATTGTGCATACACTACATGCATTGTATTTGAGAGaatgtcatgaaaaaaaaaaatttgtcatcaaAATTCATGTCATATGCTTTATTCTGTGTTTCATTCCTTCACATAATTATTGACAGTGCAAATATGTTGTCTggtaatttctgtaaaaaaagaaCAGTACTTTTGTTTCTGTGATAAATGTTATGTAAAAGGTTGTTTACATTGTTATTTGTAGCACCAAGCTGTGCAGTTTATGCTGGCTGAAATGGCTATTGGAATCGAAACAGCCCGACTGGCTTGGATGAGGTCTGCTTGGCAAAGGGACAATGGTCAACGTAACACTTATTTTGCATCGATTGCCAAGGCTCTGGCTGGAGATGTTGCTAATAAATGTGCTACAGATGCTGTTCAGGTAAGTGaaattttttcgtaaaataatctttttgaatttttataaacttttatgtaaattcattgattttaattcacatttattaaatttaatttatcttgaatgatttttttaaaaccttttggaGGAATGATAAATACAGCACCGAGATTCAATGCTTGGATGTTGCTCCATTCAATTGTATAGacgtaaacgaaaaaaaaaaaaattattttatacttatttaatagaaacttttattgaaatgtacttcatatttgctatttaaagaattatttttgaatttacctctttttttttttttgtgtgtgtgtgtgtgtgtgtgtgttttgtcaTACTTTTACAAAATGTAACAATCTTccgttttattttagatatttggtGGCAATGGTTTCAACAGTGAATATCCTGTTGAGAAACTAATGAGAGATGCCAAGATATTTCAGGTTGGTTTTCTTTTAGTTTCCCAtgtaattatcattttctttaaaacagcaaaatattcagttcaaatttcagttaatcaaaagtaatactatgtaatttaaaagaaattgtattgcaaattttaactaaatttggaTTCAATTTGTTGATCTTTTCTGGTTTCTTTATTTACtaattgtttgaaaaagaatatattttgtacGAAATTTTAAGTTCggttttggaataaatatttcctGTTTCAGATCTATGAAGGCACAGCCCAGATCCAAAGGATCATCATTGCAAGAGAGCACTTCAATGCATTCAAagaatttaatgcataaagaCTTCTTTAATCTGTTGTattgaaaactgtaaaatttcTTACTTAATGCCATTTCTTCTTgtgtgaaaatgattttatatatcatactgtatattgaaaaaaaaaaatgttgatattgaaatatctttaatttgtgCCTTAATAAAGTttctaatgaaaatgtttcatttatctaTTGAAATGCATTGTTTGTTAGAGAGAGAGAGCTTCCATCACAGAATTTACACAGGCATTAAATCAGAATTTACACTTGCATCATGCAGAtatattaatctatacttataatacagctcagtgtgtgtgtgtgtgtatgtatgtgttgGCACTTtacagaccagaccgttcgacctacagctaccaaatttggcacgtatataccttggaggccgaAAATATGCATCTCGGAGCTATTtttttttgattagaattttaattaattaaaaagtaagagaaattttggcgtttttcagCTATAACTTCCGAAGATATtgcagcacaaaattgatttttacatcaaattgaagttcaaaaaataattgtttcaatgatactaatgttttaaccaacaaattatatttctatttttaatgattttttttaacaaataatttaattatatttttcaaaaatttgttttacacaaaataaaagtaaaatttaagctgcaaGGACACGATGCAcgttaatgggaaaaaattaactttatcaaGGTGTTGCCATTATATTGacaaaagctaaaattaaaaaataaatcaactgttattgcaaattaaacaatCAAGGGTGTGATTTTTAGCACGtgtctgtaagaaatgaaataaatatgaaacatgatattttttgaaaagcaagTAAGGAAacgttttctttgatttttttacaatgtgtatattattaattcagataaacagttttatttaaagcaaatatggtTTTATATGTGCAAGATATCTACTCTAATCGGAGCagaacagctaatttgtaaaactttaataCTAAGCATACATCTGTTAACAAAtggtctaaataaaataaataattatattttatataaatttacatgctgatgaattacgaattttaaatttttgcatatatcCTCTGGCCTGTgattcatatttaacaaaatattcttaaaatgctggtattttaaataaaaagac
The Argiope bruennichi chromosome 6, qqArgBrue1.1, whole genome shotgun sequence DNA segment above includes these coding regions:
- the LOC129972324 gene encoding medium-chain specific acyl-CoA dehydrogenase, mitochondrial-like, with the translated sequence MNISKVLRPNGLLKVPLRLLSSAAEPQAATKNNGGFCFELSPEQKEIQQMARKFAREEILPKAAELDKKGEYPKEIIRKAWELGLVNSSVPTKYGGTGLNVFDGCLVAEELAYACTGVATAIEANGLAQAPLLLAGNEEQKKEYLGRVVKENLMCAYCVTEPGAGSDVAGIKTRAEKKGDKYIINGQKMWITNGGVANWYFVLARTNPDPKVSAGKAFTGFVVDADTKGITKGRKEWNMGQRASNTCGVTFEDVEVPAKNVLGAEGVGFKIAMGAFDKTRPPVAASAVGLAQRAFDEATKYSLERKTFGIKIADHQAVQFMLAEMAIGIETARLAWMRSAWQRDNGQRNTYFASIAKALAGDVANKCATDAVQIFGGNGFNSEYPVEKLMRDAKIFQIYEGTAQIQRIIIAREHFNAFKEFNA